One window from the genome of Alkalihalobacillus sp. LMS6 encodes:
- a CDS encoding sigma factor-like helix-turn-helix DNA-binding protein — protein MLADLGMAIKRAGLTPRQREALHYVYVRDMTLEEAAAVMGSHKQNVKDFRMGAEQRIADVYYYWAGHREGYDS, from the coding sequence GTGCTTGCCGACTTAGGGATGGCAATTAAGCGGGCAGGATTGACGCCTAGACAGCGGGAGGCGTTACATTACGTTTATGTGCGTGATATGACGCTAGAGGAAGCCGCGGCGGTAATGGGATCGCATAAGCAAAACGTGAAAGACTTTCGGATGGGCGCGGAACAAAGAATAGCGGACGTTTACTATTATTGGGCGGGACATAGAGAGGGGTACGATTCATGA
- a CDS encoding ATP-dependent DNA ligase, translating to MNIKPIKPMLLHKLDNIDDPFDGADYITELKLDGIRLLIVKGTDSYRLYTRHGTDVTARFPELYDFAVSLPANTTVDGELVQVDPTTGAPDFEALMARFRVTNATKIATAVKDAPVTYYPFDIVVPRVPLLERKRQLTELLAVQAPHIEEVRYYHGIAAEYNDAVKGYGLEGIVVKRADSTYQKNKRSRDWLKHVNYAQEDVYVTGYRTDGDFGWLLAFENGKPAGIMELGVPTAARHAVYRASKTEGGDGVARLDEPIHCRVKYRNLTLNDYLRLPSFVTFL from the coding sequence ATGAATATTAAACCTATCAAACCAATGCTTTTGCATAAGTTAGATAATATAGATGACCCGTTCGATGGCGCGGATTACATTACGGAGCTAAAGCTCGACGGTATCCGTTTGCTCATCGTTAAGGGTACCGACTCCTACCGCCTCTACACGCGACATGGCACGGACGTAACCGCGCGATTCCCCGAGCTCTACGACTTCGCCGTTTCCCTGCCCGCTAACACTACGGTCGACGGCGAGCTAGTCCAGGTCGATCCCACTACGGGGGCGCCCGACTTTGAAGCGTTAATGGCGAGGTTCCGCGTTACGAATGCGACTAAAATCGCGACCGCCGTTAAAGATGCGCCAGTGACGTATTACCCGTTTGATATCGTTGTGCCTCGCGTGCCTTTGCTCGAACGTAAGCGCCAGTTAACGGAATTACTCGCAGTTCAAGCGCCGCACATCGAGGAAGTACGCTATTACCACGGGATAGCTGCGGAATATAACGACGCGGTAAAAGGTTACGGACTCGAAGGCATCGTCGTTAAACGCGCCGATTCTACGTATCAGAAAAATAAGCGGTCACGCGACTGGCTAAAGCACGTTAATTACGCGCAAGAGGACGTTTATGTCACCGGCTACCGCACCGATGGCGATTTCGGCTGGCTACTAGCGTTTGAGAACGGTAAGCCCGCAGGCATTATGGAGCTTGGCGTGCCGACCGCCGCTAGACACGCCGTTTACCGCGCGAGTAAGACCGAAGGTGGCGACGGGGTAGCGCGTCTTGACGAGCCAATCCATTGTCGCGTAAAGTACCGCAACTTAACTTTAAACGACTACCTCCGCCTGCCTAGCTTCGTTACGTTCCTGTAG
- a CDS encoding class I SAM-dependent DNA methyltransferase has translation MGKADRKRWDGNVRSMEIIAKPYADITEGDRQFLRENYTSAGGLLPNAYSGGAFFTPTHVAKFMWDALQPLLPDSPRVLEPSAGAGVFLEHAPEDAKITALELERTSAKVTTLLYPDAEVIEGDALAHSRRNYYDLVIGNPPYGVAIEFEPTLEDEEWALSKAKNKRKGKSEVAFIELAIKAVKPGGYVAFVLPLGLSYGNYAKKLRQLMHETCWQVATILLPGETFAATGTTISTQIMIIRKAPEWTKLIEPATKKWNSNFRRGGDKDITEFGARFLEGQPPAYFAKITDIGIDKHGKVTVIDGEDSQLDQLLDDFTDDNLMRANLYPHLPSWHSIDKGNDAFYFAHGNDMCDGHRDASYTFADGPYRWNELTLGTGEDLGGYGTWVDDCLKWQSELLKASLQERNEARQAEVVV, from the coding sequence ATGGGCAAAGCCGATCGAAAACGATGGGACGGAAACGTTCGGTCTATGGAAATAATCGCGAAACCTTATGCAGATATAACGGAGGGCGATCGTCAATTCCTCCGAGAAAACTACACTTCAGCGGGCGGACTATTGCCGAACGCTTACTCCGGCGGGGCTTTCTTTACGCCAACCCACGTCGCTAAATTTATGTGGGACGCGCTTCAACCGCTACTCCCCGATAGTCCTCGCGTATTAGAGCCGTCAGCCGGAGCGGGCGTTTTCCTTGAACATGCGCCGGAAGATGCCAAGATAACCGCGCTCGAGCTCGAACGGACCAGCGCGAAGGTAACGACTTTACTTTATCCGGACGCGGAGGTAATCGAGGGCGACGCGCTTGCTCACTCCCGACGTAATTACTACGATTTGGTGATCGGCAATCCACCATATGGGGTCGCAATTGAATTCGAGCCGACGCTAGAAGACGAAGAATGGGCGTTGTCTAAGGCGAAGAATAAACGGAAAGGGAAGTCGGAGGTCGCGTTTATTGAACTCGCGATTAAAGCGGTTAAGCCGGGCGGGTATGTGGCGTTTGTCCTACCGCTGGGACTTTCTTATGGAAACTACGCGAAAAAGCTCCGCCAACTCATGCACGAAACGTGCTGGCAGGTAGCTACGATTTTGCTCCCCGGCGAAACGTTTGCCGCGACGGGTACGACCATATCAACGCAAATCATGATCATACGTAAAGCGCCGGAATGGACGAAGTTAATCGAGCCTGCTACGAAAAAGTGGAACAGCAATTTCCGACGCGGTGGAGATAAGGATATTACAGAGTTTGGTGCGCGGTTCCTTGAAGGTCAGCCGCCAGCCTATTTCGCGAAAATAACGGACATCGGTATCGACAAGCACGGTAAAGTAACGGTCATTGACGGGGAGGACTCGCAATTAGACCAACTACTCGACGACTTTACGGACGACAACCTGATGCGTGCGAATCTATATCCGCACTTACCATCGTGGCATAGCATCGACAAAGGGAACGACGCGTTTTACTTCGCGCACGGTAATGATATGTGCGACGGGCATCGAGACGCGTCATACACGTTTGCTGACGGTCCTTACCGCTGGAACGAGCTGACATTAGGGACTGGCGAGGATTTAGGTGGATATGGTACGTGGGTTGACGACTGCTTAAAATGGCAGAGCGAATTGTTAAAAGCCTCGCTACAGGAACGTAACGAAGCTAGGCAGGCGGAGGTAGTCGTTTAA